From Micromonospora rhizosphaerae, the proteins below share one genomic window:
- a CDS encoding helix-turn-helix domain-containing protein, producing the protein MSRAVEESNRAMLRARDAMDRSYAEPLDVPALARIAHVSEAHFIRTFRATFGETPHRYLQRRRVERAMYLLVQTDEPVTEICFAVGFGSLGTFSRTFRDIVGESPSDYRKRKASPAAVPSCFTKAWMRPSSVR; encoded by the coding sequence ATGAGCCGCGCGGTGGAGGAGTCCAACCGGGCGATGCTGCGCGCCCGGGACGCGATGGACCGGTCGTACGCAGAGCCGCTCGACGTGCCGGCGCTGGCGCGGATCGCGCACGTCTCCGAGGCGCACTTCATCCGAACCTTCCGGGCCACGTTCGGCGAGACCCCGCACCGCTACCTGCAACGGCGCCGGGTCGAGCGGGCGATGTACCTGCTGGTGCAGACCGACGAGCCGGTCACCGAGATCTGCTTCGCGGTCGGCTTCGGCAGCCTGGGCACGTTCAGCCGCACGTTCCGCGACATCGTCGGCGAGTCCCCCTCGGACTACCGGAAGCGCAAGGCGTCACCGGCCGCCGTGCCGAGTTGCTTCACCAAGGCCTGGATGCGGCCGAGCAGCGTCCGCTGA
- a CDS encoding ABC transporter ATP-binding protein, translating into MATVTYAKASRIYPGTERPAVNQLDLEIGDGEFLVLVGPSGCGKSTSLRMLAGLEDVDEGAIYIDDRDVTNLPPKARDIAMVFQNYALYPHMTVYENMAFALKLRKTSKAEIDRRVKEAAGLLQLEEFLSRKPKALSGGQRQRVAMGRAIVREPQVFLMDEPLSNLDAKLRVQTRTQIASLQAKLGITTVYVTHDQVEAMTMGHRVAVMLDGVLQQVDTPRALYDTPANVFVAGFIGSPAMNIKTVPLTEQGASFAEMNIPLTREQVEAARAEGGDGKVTVGFRPEDCDLVSPTEGGMPVVVELVEDLGSDANVYGHAALEGLNERFVVRTDRRSMPNMGDTVFVKPRAGQSHVFHAVTGNRI; encoded by the coding sequence ATGGCTACGGTCACCTACGCGAAGGCGTCCCGGATCTACCCGGGCACCGAGCGCCCCGCGGTCAACCAGCTCGACCTCGAGATCGGCGACGGAGAGTTCCTCGTCCTGGTCGGCCCCTCCGGTTGCGGCAAGTCCACCAGCCTGCGCATGCTGGCCGGTCTGGAGGACGTCGACGAGGGTGCGATCTACATCGACGACCGGGATGTCACCAACCTGCCGCCGAAGGCCCGCGACATCGCGATGGTTTTCCAGAACTACGCCCTCTATCCGCACATGACGGTGTACGAGAACATGGCGTTCGCGCTCAAGCTGCGCAAGACCTCGAAGGCCGAGATCGACCGGCGGGTCAAGGAGGCGGCCGGGCTGCTCCAGCTGGAGGAGTTCCTCAGCCGCAAGCCGAAGGCGCTCTCCGGCGGCCAGCGCCAGCGGGTCGCGATGGGCCGCGCCATCGTCCGCGAGCCGCAGGTCTTCCTCATGGACGAGCCGCTGTCGAACCTCGACGCCAAGCTGCGCGTGCAGACCCGTACCCAGATCGCCTCGCTGCAGGCCAAGCTCGGCATCACCACGGTCTACGTCACCCACGACCAGGTCGAGGCGATGACCATGGGCCACCGGGTCGCCGTCATGCTCGACGGCGTGCTCCAGCAGGTGGACACCCCCCGGGCGCTCTACGACACCCCCGCCAACGTCTTCGTCGCCGGTTTCATCGGCTCCCCTGCCATGAACATCAAGACCGTGCCGCTGACCGAGCAGGGCGCCTCGTTCGCCGAGATGAACATCCCGCTGACCCGGGAGCAGGTCGAGGCGGCCCGCGCCGAGGGTGGCGACGGCAAGGTGACCGTCGGCTTCCGGCCGGAGGACTGCGACCTGGTCAGCCCGACCGAGGGCGGCATGCCGGTCGTGGTCGAGCTGGTCGAGGACCTCGGCTCCGACGCCAACGTCTACGGCCACGCCGCGCTCGAGGGCCTCAACGAGCGCTTCGTCGTCCGCACCGACCGCCGCAGCATGCCGAACATGGGCGACACCGTGTTCGTCAAGCCGCGCGCCGGCCAGAGCCACGTCTTCCACGCCGTCACCGGCAACCGGATCTGA
- the rlmB gene encoding 23S rRNA (guanosine(2251)-2'-O)-methyltransferase RlmB has product MAGNSQRRARRLTPKKGAPKGSGGKGRDALAGRGRTLPADERPWHKAYSGTEKLPQRTAWKQEKERRAAAEQGRAPKIGEPGTKDTTWGKGGRGAAAGGRGAAGRGGKPTGRGGPRVAPGRKSVPAKDTPELLVGRNPVLESLRTQVPATALYVAQGIDIDDRVNEIVRTAADRGIAILEVSRAELDRMTGGVLHQGVGLQVPPFAYEPFEDMMAAALEQACPLLVALDGVTDPRNLGAVIRSAAAFGAHGVFVPERRAAGITATAWRTSAGAAARVPVAQVTNLTRSLKACRDAGFMVVGLDADGDTDLYDLEAAVGPLVVVVGSEGRGLSRLVGETCDLTVRIPMITDVESLNASVAAAVTLAEVARRRSAEA; this is encoded by the coding sequence ATGGCCGGCAACTCGCAGCGCCGCGCCCGGCGACTGACGCCGAAGAAGGGCGCCCCGAAGGGCTCCGGCGGCAAGGGCCGGGACGCCCTCGCGGGCCGGGGCCGCACCCTGCCCGCCGACGAGCGGCCCTGGCACAAGGCCTACTCGGGCACCGAGAAGCTGCCCCAGCGCACCGCCTGGAAGCAGGAGAAGGAGCGCCGCGCGGCGGCCGAGCAGGGGCGCGCTCCCAAGATCGGCGAGCCGGGCACCAAGGACACCACCTGGGGCAAGGGCGGTCGGGGTGCCGCAGCCGGCGGCCGCGGCGCGGCCGGCCGGGGTGGCAAACCGACCGGGCGCGGTGGTCCCCGGGTCGCCCCGGGCCGCAAGTCCGTCCCGGCCAAGGACACCCCCGAGCTGCTGGTCGGCCGCAATCCGGTGCTGGAGTCGCTGCGCACCCAGGTGCCGGCGACCGCGCTCTACGTCGCGCAGGGCATCGACATCGACGACCGGGTCAACGAGATCGTCCGGACCGCCGCCGACCGCGGCATCGCCATCCTCGAGGTCAGCCGCGCCGAACTGGATCGGATGACCGGCGGCGTGCTGCACCAGGGCGTCGGCCTCCAGGTGCCGCCGTTCGCGTACGAGCCGTTCGAGGACATGATGGCGGCCGCGCTGGAGCAGGCCTGCCCGCTGCTGGTCGCGCTGGACGGGGTCACCGACCCGCGCAACCTGGGCGCGGTGATCCGGTCCGCCGCGGCGTTCGGCGCGCACGGTGTCTTCGTACCCGAGCGGCGGGCGGCCGGGATCACCGCGACCGCCTGGCGGACCAGCGCCGGCGCGGCGGCGCGGGTGCCGGTCGCCCAGGTCACCAACCTGACCCGGTCGCTGAAGGCCTGCCGGGACGCCGGCTTCATGGTGGTCGGGCTGGATGCCGACGGCGACACCGACCTCTACGACCTGGAGGCCGCGGTCGGCCCGCTGGTCGTGGTAGTCGGCTCGGAGGGGCGGGGGCTGTCCCGGCTGGTCGGGGAGACCTGCGACCTGACCGTCCGCATCCCGATGATCACCGACGTCGAGTCGCTCAACGCCAGCGTCGCCGCCGCGGTCACCCTCGCCGAGGTCGCCCGGCGGCGGTCCGCCGAGGCCTGA
- a CDS encoding group I truncated hemoglobin encodes MDGSLYERLGGTDAITAVTRAFEDRVAKDDRINQKFARTNLDRLTKEFVDQMCQGTGGPCTYTGRDMKETHTNMGVTSGEFDVFMEDLVATLDDFKVGKAEQDELLNMLWPMKPEIVEVDSPQVGTPLPSAFVPGPAL; translated from the coding sequence GTGGATGGTTCCCTGTACGAACGCCTCGGCGGAACCGATGCCATCACGGCAGTCACCCGCGCCTTTGAAGATCGCGTGGCGAAGGACGACCGAATCAACCAGAAGTTCGCCCGGACCAACCTGGACCGACTGACGAAGGAGTTCGTTGACCAGATGTGTCAGGGCACCGGCGGGCCGTGCACCTACACCGGGCGAGACATGAAGGAGACGCACACCAACATGGGCGTGACCAGCGGCGAGTTCGATGTCTTCATGGAGGACCTCGTCGCGACGCTTGACGACTTCAAGGTCGGAAAAGCCGAACAGGACGAGCTGCTGAACATGCTGTGGCCAATGAAGCCGGAGATTGTCGAAGTGGATTCGCCCCAGGTCGGAACCCCACTGCCGTCGGCGTTTGTACCGGGACCGGCTCTGTGA
- a CDS encoding zinc-dependent alcohol dehydrogenase family protein, with translation MRGVIMHTAGDVRVEERDDPKIIEPTDAIVRLTATCICGSDLWPYRGVEPADHQVMGHEYVGVVEEVGSEVRNVKVGDFVVGSFVISDGTCEICRSGYQSQCVHRQFVSQTIGTQAEKARIPFADGTLVPTPGHPDPELIPSLLAASDVLGTGWFGAVAAEAAPGKTVAVVGDGAVGLMAVLAAKQLGAERIIAMSRHPERQRLALEYGATDIVEERGEEGVAKIKELTGGLGAHSVVEAVGTQESTLQAIGATRPAGYMGIVGVNYEVAIPGIQLFFPGIHVHGGPAPVRRFLPDLIQLIWERKIDPGKVFDLTLPLDQAAEGYRAMDERRAIKVLLTV, from the coding sequence ATGCGTGGAGTGATCATGCACACCGCCGGTGATGTCCGGGTGGAGGAGCGTGACGATCCGAAGATCATCGAGCCCACGGACGCGATCGTCCGGCTGACCGCCACGTGCATCTGCGGGTCGGACCTGTGGCCCTACCGGGGGGTCGAGCCTGCCGACCACCAGGTGATGGGGCATGAGTACGTGGGCGTGGTCGAGGAAGTCGGCTCGGAGGTGCGGAACGTCAAGGTCGGCGATTTCGTTGTCGGGTCGTTCGTCATCTCCGACGGCACGTGCGAGATCTGCCGGTCCGGCTACCAGTCCCAGTGCGTGCACCGGCAGTTCGTGTCGCAGACGATCGGCACGCAGGCCGAGAAGGCGCGTATCCCGTTCGCCGATGGCACCCTGGTGCCCACGCCGGGGCACCCGGACCCGGAGCTGATCCCGTCGCTGCTGGCCGCCTCCGACGTGCTGGGCACCGGCTGGTTCGGCGCCGTGGCAGCCGAGGCCGCCCCGGGCAAGACCGTCGCGGTCGTCGGTGACGGCGCGGTCGGCTTGATGGCGGTCCTGGCCGCCAAGCAGCTGGGCGCGGAGCGGATCATCGCGATGTCCCGCCACCCCGAACGGCAGAGACTCGCTTTGGAGTACGGCGCGACCGACATCGTCGAGGAGCGCGGCGAGGAGGGCGTGGCGAAGATCAAGGAGCTCACCGGCGGGCTCGGCGCGCACTCGGTGGTCGAGGCCGTCGGCACCCAGGAATCGACCCTGCAGGCGATCGGGGCCACCCGGCCGGCCGGGTACATGGGCATCGTCGGCGTGAACTATGAGGTCGCGATCCCCGGCATCCAGCTGTTCTTCCCCGGCATCCACGTGCACGGTGGTCCTGCCCCGGTCCGCCGGTTCCTGCCCGACCTGATTCAGCTTATCTGGGAACGCAAGATCGACCCCGGTAAGGTCTTCGACCTCACCCTGCCGCTCGACCAGGCGGCGGAGGGTTACCGGGCGATGGACGAGCGGCGCGCCATCAAGGTGCTGCTCACCGTCTGA
- a CDS encoding VOC family protein has translation MTMNAITRSQIYVLDQDEALDFYVGKLGLEVNTDQDLGFMRWLTVNVPGDPEREILLEKPGPPALDPATAEQVRELLTKGALSGWLCLTTDDARKTYEDLVAKGVDITDEPTERPYGIDFGIRDPFGNRIRIGQMYPRA, from the coding sequence ATGACGATGAACGCGATCACCCGCTCCCAGATCTACGTCCTCGACCAGGACGAGGCGCTCGACTTCTACGTCGGCAAGCTCGGCCTGGAGGTCAACACCGACCAGGACCTCGGCTTCATGCGCTGGCTGACGGTCAACGTGCCCGGCGACCCCGAGCGCGAGATCCTGCTGGAGAAGCCGGGCCCGCCGGCCCTCGACCCGGCCACCGCGGAGCAGGTCCGGGAGCTGCTCACCAAGGGGGCGCTCTCCGGCTGGCTCTGCCTCACCACCGACGACGCCCGCAAGACGTACGAGGACCTGGTGGCCAAGGGAGTCGACATCACGGACGAGCCGACCGAGCGGCCGTACGGGATCGACTTCGGCATCCGCGACCCGTTCGGCAACCGGATCCGCATCGGCCAGATGTACCCGCGGGCCTGA
- a CDS encoding barstar family protein, translated as MLLEIDGREVRTEVDLHLLLARALDFGPYYGANLDALWDRLSRDVPRPVAVVWTDWQLSERNLGAERFGRICGLLRAVEAEDRKAGHEDRFTFELR; from the coding sequence GTGCTCTTGGAGATTGACGGCCGCGAGGTGCGAACCGAAGTCGACCTTCACCTACTCCTGGCCCGTGCTCTCGACTTCGGGCCGTACTACGGTGCGAACCTAGATGCTCTGTGGGACCGACTGAGCAGGGATGTTCCCCGCCCGGTCGCCGTGGTCTGGACTGACTGGCAGCTCAGCGAGAGGAATCTCGGAGCGGAGCGATTCGGAAGGATCTGCGGCCTCCTGCGAGCCGTGGAAGCCGAGGACCGAAAGGCTGGTCACGAGGATCGTTTCACGTTCGAGTTGCGATGA
- a CDS encoding site-specific integrase, producing the protein MIGDGSLQLLAAAEGHRLHGLYVVAATMGLRRGELVGLRWSDVDLDEGTLRVQQTVQRVAGQLHVLDAKTEDSEAVLPLPEVTWLTLLEHQEQQNVERATLAEVWADHDLVFPTERGTPMEPTNLSRSFARLREAAGLPGVRLDDLRHTVVSLLMELGVPPHVVQAIARHADVKITLKVYAHANLDAMRQALGKLDGRLS; encoded by the coding sequence ATGATCGGCGACGGCAGCCTCCAACTCCTCGCCGCTGCAGAGGGACACCGGCTCCACGGGCTCTACGTCGTTGCTGCCACCATGGGCCTCCGGCGGGGGGAACTGGTCGGCCTCCGCTGGTCGGATGTCGACTTGGACGAGGGCACGCTGAGGGTTCAGCAGACCGTCCAGCGGGTCGCCGGGCAGCTCCACGTCCTGGACGCCAAGACCGAGGACTCCGAGGCCGTGTTGCCGCTGCCCGAGGTCACATGGCTCACCCTGCTTGAACATCAGGAACAGCAGAATGTCGAGCGGGCCACCCTCGCCGAGGTCTGGGCGGACCACGACCTCGTCTTTCCCACCGAGCGTGGCACGCCGATGGAGCCCACCAACCTCAGCCGCTCCTTCGCCCGGCTCCGCGAGGCAGCCGGCTTGCCCGGTGTCCGCCTCGACGATCTGCGCCACACCGTCGTCTCCCTGCTGATGGAGCTCGGCGTGCCGCCGCACGTCGTCCAAGCCATCGCCCGGCACGCCGACGTCAAGATCACGCTGAAGGTCTACGCTCACGCCAACCTCGACGCGATGCGTCAGGCACTCGGCAAGCTCGACGGGCGGCTCTCGTGA
- a CDS encoding low temperature requirement protein A: MTNWIAIGAGEGWTPGRHVSEAPSGVVRLGQYWGKLTEDERQMTIGGSRGLLHGREGELLLDLVYVFVLTRFSQRLVEDFTTERRIILPEVGQTTLLLLALWLIWVHAAFVTSRVDPQRPVTQLLVVWTMFGSMIMAVTLPDAFGDRAVVFAVTYVAIQVGKPVILLLARRDRGRHSPARHLCWAALSAVPWIVGAVLFPQSPARGVLWTLAIALDYTGLVLGWLVPGLGRTGAEDWRLAGKHLAERYQQFIIITIGETILLTGVTFADKFTPDRVAPTVMSFATAVLMWRIYFHRAGTVFPAAIEAAPHPDRLVKSGYYTHLVMVTGILATGVGYALVIDQPRGHQDPLWLAVILGGPALFLAGRSRLEYEVFARVSPSRVIGLLTLVALTPAMVGRAPVIVATAAAVVLAGGYGVGRHTRMETPRRGALATALGGPQRMPPAEVEAARRQRRLRPRL, from the coding sequence GTGACCAACTGGATAGCGATCGGCGCGGGCGAGGGATGGACGCCTGGCCGACATGTGTCGGAGGCCCCGAGCGGCGTGGTACGACTGGGTCAATACTGGGGCAAGCTGACGGAAGATGAGCGGCAGATGACGATCGGTGGCTCGCGCGGGCTGCTGCATGGCCGTGAGGGGGAGCTGCTCCTCGATCTGGTTTATGTCTTCGTGCTCACCCGATTCTCGCAGCGCCTGGTTGAGGACTTCACCACGGAACGTCGGATCATCCTGCCTGAAGTCGGTCAGACGACGCTGCTGCTACTGGCCCTGTGGTTGATCTGGGTCCACGCGGCATTTGTGACCAGCAGAGTCGATCCACAACGACCCGTGACCCAGCTGTTGGTCGTCTGGACCATGTTCGGCAGCATGATCATGGCGGTCACGTTGCCCGATGCGTTCGGCGATCGAGCTGTGGTCTTCGCGGTCACGTACGTCGCCATCCAGGTCGGCAAGCCCGTCATCCTCCTGCTTGCCCGGCGTGACCGTGGGCGGCACAGCCCCGCGCGACACCTTTGCTGGGCCGCGTTATCCGCCGTGCCCTGGATCGTCGGAGCGGTGCTATTCCCGCAGAGTCCCGCGCGCGGGGTGCTCTGGACGCTAGCGATCGCACTGGACTACACGGGACTCGTACTCGGCTGGCTCGTACCCGGGCTTGGTCGGACCGGAGCGGAGGACTGGAGACTCGCGGGCAAGCACCTCGCCGAGCGCTACCAGCAGTTCATCATCATCACGATCGGCGAAACGATCCTGCTCACGGGAGTGACATTCGCCGACAAGTTCACTCCCGACCGGGTGGCCCCGACCGTGATGTCCTTCGCCACCGCCGTGCTGATGTGGCGAATCTATTTCCACCGCGCCGGGACGGTGTTCCCCGCCGCCATCGAGGCCGCTCCCCATCCAGACCGCCTCGTTAAGTCTGGGTACTACACCCACCTGGTCATGGTGACCGGCATTCTCGCCACCGGCGTCGGCTACGCACTAGTCATCGACCAACCGCGCGGACACCAGGATCCGCTGTGGCTCGCGGTCATCCTCGGCGGGCCCGCGCTGTTCCTGGCCGGGCGGTCCCGCCTCGAGTACGAAGTGTTCGCCCGGGTGTCCCCGTCCCGGGTGATCGGACTGCTCACGCTTGTCGCCTTGACGCCGGCGATGGTCGGCCGGGCGCCGGTGATCGTCGCCACCGCCGCGGCCGTCGTCCTGGCCGGGGGTTACGGCGTGGGACGGCATACGCGAATGGAGACACCCAGACGAGGCGCCCTCGCCACAGCGCTAGGTGGGCCGCAACGGATGCCCCCGGCTGAGGTAGAGGCAGCAAGAAGGCAGCGAAGGCTGCGGCCAAGGTTGTGA
- a CDS encoding ASCH domain-containing protein, giving the protein MNLDDLPLAEFAFPGPLRDKLVAAILSGAKSSTSSLVLGYECANEPLPQVGQRSAVVDSEGRPVAVIELTEVRVVRLADVDLQHALDEGEGDESVAQWRAGHEAFWQSEEVRAELGDPGFTVDDDTLVLAQRFRLVHTV; this is encoded by the coding sequence ATGAATCTCGATGATCTTCCCCTGGCGGAGTTCGCGTTCCCCGGGCCGCTGCGAGACAAGCTGGTGGCCGCCATCCTGTCCGGCGCGAAGTCCTCGACCTCCAGCCTTGTGCTCGGATACGAGTGCGCGAACGAGCCGCTGCCTCAGGTCGGCCAGCGATCGGCGGTGGTGGACTCGGAGGGCCGGCCCGTCGCGGTGATCGAGCTGACCGAGGTGCGTGTGGTCCGGCTCGCCGATGTCGATCTGCAGCACGCCCTCGATGAGGGCGAGGGAGATGAGTCTGTGGCGCAGTGGCGGGCCGGGCACGAGGCGTTCTGGCAGAGCGAGGAAGTGCGCGCGGAGCTGGGCGATCCCGGCTTCACCGTCGACGACGACACCCTGGTGCTGGCCCAGCGTTTCCGGCTGGTGCACACCGTTTGA
- a CDS encoding D-alanyl-D-alanine carboxypeptidase family protein — translation MTLSAILVLPAVAVGSPTRAAAAPYVPCPRVKPPVPPPAAPSPPPVDAARRAVGGEALATAGLAIPAGAPMAPAVTATSWLVADLNSGEVLGGCGSHEHRTPASVQKLLLAAALMPRLDPKQVVEVKREDLADLDPASSVMGVGAGGQYSIESLWLGLLLRSGNDAANVLARVGGGGAGRQGGVQAMNDEARRLRANQTHAATPSGLDGPGQYTSAYDLALIARATFAREDFRRYMATRVAQVPARPGTPAFAMTHDATLLDSYPGTLGGKTGFTDLARQTYVGVAERNGRRLAVTLLGAETAPLGSLGEAAALLNWGFALSPNASVGRLVTPGEKKDEQPMVAVKGERPGRVEKSSPFSLPISLGLGALVLAVLILAPPRRRIGGRREDSQP, via the coding sequence ATGACGCTGAGTGCCATCCTGGTCCTGCCCGCTGTGGCGGTCGGGTCACCAACGCGGGCGGCGGCCGCGCCGTACGTGCCATGCCCGAGGGTGAAGCCGCCGGTGCCCCCGCCCGCCGCACCTTCCCCGCCACCGGTTGACGCCGCCCGGCGGGCAGTCGGAGGGGAGGCGCTGGCGACGGCAGGACTGGCCATTCCTGCGGGCGCGCCGATGGCGCCGGCCGTGACCGCCACCTCCTGGCTCGTGGCGGACCTCAACAGCGGTGAGGTGCTGGGTGGGTGCGGCTCCCACGAGCACCGAACGCCGGCCAGCGTGCAGAAACTGCTGCTGGCGGCGGCCCTGATGCCGCGCCTCGACCCGAAGCAGGTCGTCGAGGTGAAGCGGGAGGATCTGGCGGATCTCGATCCGGCCAGTTCAGTGATGGGGGTGGGCGCGGGCGGCCAGTACTCGATCGAGAGTCTGTGGCTGGGGCTGCTCCTCAGATCGGGGAACGACGCGGCCAACGTGCTGGCTCGCGTCGGCGGCGGCGGCGCCGGCAGGCAGGGCGGAGTCCAGGCGATGAACGACGAAGCGCGCCGGCTGCGCGCGAACCAGACCCACGCTGCAACGCCCTCAGGCCTGGACGGCCCCGGTCAGTACACCAGCGCGTACGACCTCGCGCTGATCGCGCGGGCCACCTTCGCCCGCGAAGACTTCCGGCGATACATGGCCACCAGGGTGGCGCAGGTACCGGCACGCCCGGGAACGCCGGCGTTCGCGATGACCCACGACGCCACGCTGCTGGACAGCTACCCCGGAACGCTCGGCGGGAAGACGGGCTTCACCGACCTGGCTCGGCAGACGTACGTCGGCGTGGCCGAACGCAACGGCCGGCGCCTCGCGGTGACCCTGCTGGGAGCGGAGACCGCGCCGCTGGGGAGTCTGGGCGAGGCGGCAGCCCTGCTCAACTGGGGCTTCGCGCTCTCTCCCAACGCCTCCGTCGGCCGCCTGGTCACACCCGGAGAAAAGAAGGATGAGCAACCCATGGTCGCCGTCAAAGGCGAGCGCCCCGGTCGGGTCGAGAAGTCGTCACCGTTCTCGTTGCCCATCAGCCTCGGCCTCGGCGCCCTCGTACTGGCCGTCCTGATCCTGGCGCCTCCCCGGAGGCGTATCGGTGGGCGGAGAGAAGACAGCCAACCGTAG
- a CDS encoding biotin/lipoyl-containing protein has protein sequence MRLLHALWNIGAPLVGLAVMIASAIGARRRHLARAAVDTRPWPSLPDGTTAVEMPPLGKGVTSATVVRLMKHLGDPVQVGDVAAEVSTDKVDTEIPATTAGTVDAVFEGDEVPVGFPLLAVSPSAVLPHLADDPPSA, from the coding sequence GTGAGGTTGCTGCACGCGTTATGGAACATCGGTGCACCACTGGTCGGCCTCGCAGTCATGATCGCCTCGGCCATCGGCGCTCGTAGGCGACACCTTGCACGAGCCGCTGTCGACACACGGCCTTGGCCAAGCCTGCCCGACGGCACAACGGCAGTCGAGATGCCTCCATTAGGCAAGGGAGTCACAAGCGCGACCGTTGTCCGGCTCATGAAGCACCTGGGCGACCCGGTGCAGGTCGGTGACGTGGCAGCGGAAGTGTCAACCGACAAGGTCGACACCGAGATCCCAGCAACCACCGCCGGAACTGTCGATGCTGTGTTCGAAGGCGATGAAGTTCCGGTTGGATTTCCGCTACTCGCCGTGAGTCCGTCAGCCGTGCTGCCACATCTGGCCGACGACCCACCCTCAGCTTGA